The DNA region GGCTGCGCCGCTACCCGGGCACGCTGCTGATCATCTCGCACGATCGCGAATTCCTCGACGGCGTGATCTCGCACACCATGCATCTGCATGACGGCACGGCCAAGCTCTACACCGGCAACTACACCGCGTTCGAACGCCAGCGTGCCGAGCATCTGCGTCAGCAGCAGATCGCGCATGTGCGCGAACAGGCCGAGCGCGCTCACCTGCAATCCTTCATCGACCGCTTCAAGGCCAAGGCCAGCAAGGCCAAGCAGGCGCAGTCGCGCATGAAGCGCCTTGAAAAGCTGGCCGGTACCGAAGCGGTGCGCGCCGAGCGCAGCTTCAGCTTCTCGTTCCCGGCGCCGGATCGTCTGCCCACGTCGATGCTTCAGCTCGATCACATCGACGCAGGCTACGGCGATCACGTGGTGTTGCGCGACGTCGCCTTCGGTCTCGAGTCGGGCGACCGCATCGGCCTGCTCGGTCCGAACGGCGCCGGTAAATCCACGATGGTGAAGTCGCTGGTCGGCGAACTGGAACCGTTGAAGGGCGAGCGGTCCTTCCACAAGGACATGAAGATCGGCTACTTCGCCCAGCACACGGTCGAAAGCCTGCACGAAGGCTGGAGCGCGTTCGATCACCTGCAGGAAAAGGCACCCACTGCCGGTCAGCAGGCATTGCGCGATTACCTGGGTACGTGGAACTTCCCCGCCGACCGCGTCTTCGAGCCGGTAGATGCGTTCTCCGGTGGCGAGCGCGCGCGTCTCGCGCTTGCGCTGATCGCGTGGGACAAGCCGAACCTGCTGCTGCTCGACGAACCGACCAACCATCTCGACCTCGACATGCGCGAAGCGCTGGCCGATGCGCTGTCTGGCTTCGACGGTGCGCTGGTGCTGGTGTCCCATGACCGCCATCTGCTCGGCATGGTCTGCGACGAGTTCTGGCGCGTGGCCGACGGCGACGTCGAAGCCTTCGATGGCGATCTCGACGATTACGCCAAATGGTTGCGCACGCGCGCCACCACGCGCAAGACCGCCGCCGTCGCCTCGGCCGCACCGGAAGCGCCGATCCAGGCCTCGGCCAAGGAAAAGCGCAAGCTCAGCGCCGAAGAGCGCGAGAAGGAAAAGCCGCTGCGCGCCCGGGTGAAGAAGATCGAGACCCTCATCGCCACGATGGACAAGGAGCTCACCGCGATCGAAAGCCAGCTCGCCGACCCCAGGGTCTACGACGGCCCGACCGCGGAGATGATGAAGCTCAGCCAGCGGCAGTCCGCGTTGCGCGGCGAAAAGGAAACCCTCGAGCTCGAATGGCTCGGCATCCTGGAACAGATCGAGGAGTAAGCATGGCCGCCGTCCTCAACGTCCTGTTGCCGGGACGCGACAAACTCGCCCACATCGCGCCGTTCGCCGCCTGGATGGCGCGCGGCACGACGTTGCCGGCGGCGTTGCCCGGTTATATGGTCGCGATGGCCGAGCACTTCCGCTGGCCCGGCGGCGCACTTCCGGCTGCGGCGGTCATCCGTCAGTCGGTCGCGGGCGACTCGGGCGACGCGCTGTGGTTGTCCGCCGATCCCGCCTGGGTGCAGCCCGAACTGAGCGGGGCGCGGCTGCTCGCCTGCGGCAACCTCGGCCTCACGGTGGAGGAGTCCGCGAGCCTCGTCGCCGCGCTGGCCGAGACCTTCGAAGCGGAAGGCATGAGCCTGCACGTCGGTGACGCACAGCACTGGCAGCTGCGTCTGCCCAGCTATATCGACGTACCCGCCTTCCCCGAGCCGGAAGAAGCCCTCGGCGCCGACCTGTTCGAGCAACTGCCCAAAGGCGAGGCTGGTCGTCGCTGGCGCGCCCTGATCAACGAAGCGCAGGTCGTCCTGCACAACCACCCGGTCAACCGGTCGCGTGCCTCGCGCCACCTGCCGCCCGTCAACAGCGTCTGGCTGTGGGGCGCCGGCGTCCTCCCCGACTGGGTCGAATGCGGCCTCAGCCGCATCTACAGCGACGACCTCCTGCCCTGGGCCCTCGGCCACAAAGCCAACGTCGACGTCCAGGCCCGCACTGCCTTTCCTGCAGGTCCCGGGCCCGCTCCTGCAGGAGCCAGCCTGCTGGCGAAGGGTGCTGGCGACGGCACAACCCACGCAGCACTTTCCCCCTATACCCTGCTGGACCTCCAGGACACCCAGCCCCACGACTTCGACCAGACCTGGTGGCCC from Luteibacter mycovicinus includes:
- a CDS encoding ABC-F family ATP-binding cassette domain-containing protein, with the translated sequence MISFRNLALRRGSRTLLSQMDLTIQSGWSLGVIGRNGCGKSTLFAALKGELEPEVGELDMPSRVRLASVSQETPSLPDPAIDYVLGGDVEVAAALKAEAEAYDREDYEAAAVANHRIEELNGYDARARAGRLMHGLGFSPETHERAVSSFSGGWRVRLNLARALMAPSDLLLLDEPTNHLDLDAVLWLEEWLRRYPGTLLIISHDREFLDGVISHTMHLHDGTAKLYTGNYTAFERQRAEHLRQQQIAHVREQAERAHLQSFIDRFKAKASKAKQAQSRMKRLEKLAGTEAVRAERSFSFSFPAPDRLPTSMLQLDHIDAGYGDHVVLRDVAFGLESGDRIGLLGPNGAGKSTMVKSLVGELEPLKGERSFHKDMKIGYFAQHTVESLHEGWSAFDHLQEKAPTAGQQALRDYLGTWNFPADRVFEPVDAFSGGERARLALALIAWDKPNLLLLDEPTNHLDLDMREALADALSGFDGALVLVSHDRHLLGMVCDEFWRVADGDVEAFDGDLDDYAKWLRTRATTRKTAAVASAAPEAPIQASAKEKRKLSAEEREKEKPLRARVKKIETLIATMDKELTAIESQLADPRVYDGPTAEMMKLSQRQSALRGEKETLELEWLGILEQIEE